The Mytilus edulis chromosome 4, xbMytEdul2.2, whole genome shotgun sequence nucleotide sequence TGTTGCATCTCAACTAAATAATACATTGCTTATTCCCACTAAGAGTATAAGTTCATTAATTTATAACAAGACTAACCTTTCCCCCATTTTGTTCAAAAGTCTGTAATGCTGTTGTAATTTTATCTCTAAACTTTTTATCCATCATTCTTTTGGAAACCTGAAAAATTGAATTCCCTTTAAGATAATGTTCATTCATATCTTAGTTGGTTAGTTGTGTTACGGCTATTACCTTATACTAATAATACTGGGTCAAATTAATTAAACAATGAAATTGGAAGTTAGTACATAAGGCAGTTAGGAACTTGCAATTGTTTGTCTTATATggatattttaaacaaaaatagctCATATTAAACATGTTAGAAGGTAAATGGTAAACACATTTGTTTAGACACATATGTCTTTTgtgatatactgtggattcaattattttcgtgggtaccaattttcgtggaataAGGAAAACTCACAtgtttcgtggatatttaatttcgtggtttgcttacaagcctatagaaattatgttattcgttgaacatttgatttcattgttcacctgtacccacgaaatacacgaaaattggtatccaacgaataataatgaatccacagtacctcaTGCTGCCCCATGGACGTCTTTtctgattttattattttaaaagttgCTGTCACAAATTAATACACTGTATATCCTCTTAATTTatttgaacaacaacaaaaaaacactaaACGTTTTAAAAGATGTATGATAATGGTCTTGctgtaatataataaaatttttgTCTTGTCATTTGTCTGAAATAGCTATTTTTGGCATGACCAATTTTTTAAACACTGACATACaatattatttctttaaaaacttttattGAGTGATCTTGCTGATTCATTTTAGAAACATGCTTTGTATGCAAGTACATGTAATCATATCTaaagtttgttttattaaatgatatgagcaaatcaGCCCTGCAGTGTTGCAGTctgatttttaacaaatttctatcaaacttACAGGAACAAGAAGATTTTTGAGATGTGGGTTTAAGTGAGGTCCTGTCAGATTACTTAATTGTATTGTGGCCTCTAGTCCTGCTGCAAATACATCACTGTTTTTGTTGCCCTAAAAAACCATATCAAACATTAGATGAAATTAATTAACTTCTTGctataaaatatattgttataaaaCATGGTGATTACATTAAGACAGCATATCAGCAAtaagattataacaaaaaatattctaTAAGTCAATTTATTATTGTTAGCAATCACCAATTAGACATATATTTAAGGAAGCTCTCATCTATCAAAGGTAGTTGGTTTTCTCTGgtcactccagcttcctccactaaactagaggctctaaagagcctgtgtcgctcaccttggtatatgggacaatacccctaatgcgccttgaaatgaggaacacaaaagtcacgtgtaaacaaaaaatctctgtgtagtgatatttgacacatttctatgataaacaaatgactgagctgaaccattagtgttaatttagaaagtaagggaacacaaaataaatgtgtaaaaacaatggagctattaaatgtgttcaaagtattaaaatttcaaagaacttattgtgttaaaaatgggattttttaccatgaggagccacatcgcaaaaggatactcggggtttgctaaattacggaaaaatgaatcacacttcgtaccccgaaaatttaaccacatatgtaaaaatgtctcagcttcgaaacaagccatcatacatatacaagtttacgatatgggctgagcaacagaagaaaacgttaccattacggcctatggagaaacaattgcgcatattgccccatatgtgaatatttaacaaaagaagcagatagattcatgacaaaattgtgttttggtgatggtgatgtgtttgtacatcttactttactgagcattcttgctgcttacaattatctcttctataatgaacttggcccagtagtttcagtggaaaatattagtaaaaatttacaaattttatgaaaattgttaaaaatttactataaaggacaataactccttagggggtcaattgaccagttcagtaatgttgacttatttgtaaatcttacttttctgaacattattgctgtttacaggttatctctatctgtaatagtattcaagatataaccaaaaactgcaaaatttccttaaaaattaccaatttaggggcagctacccaacaatgggttgtccaattcatctgaaaatttaagggcagatatgaacaattttaccccagtcagatttgctctaaatgctttggtttttgagttacaagcaaaaaactgtatttttcccctatgttctatttttagccgtggcggccatcttggttggttgaccgggtcaccagacacatttttaaactagataccccaatgatgattgtggccaagtttggattaatttggcccagtagtttcagaggagaagatttttgtaaaagattactaagatttacaaaaaatggttaaaaatttactataaagggcaataactcctaaaggggtcaactgaccatttcggtcatggtgacttacttgtaaatcttactttgctgaacattattgctgtctacagtttatctctatctatgataatattcaagataataaaccaaaacagtaaaattttcataaaattaccaattcaggggcagcaacccaacaacgggttgtccgattaatctgaaaattccagggcagatagatcttgacctcatgaacaatttaaccccatgtcagatttgctctaaatgctttggtttttgagttataagccaaaaaccgcattttaccactatgttctatttttagccatggcggccatcttggttggttgaccgagtcaatggacacattttttaaactagataccccaatgatgattgtggccaagtttggtaaaatttggccaggtagtttcagaggagaagatttttgtaaaagttaccgacgacggacgcaggacgacgacgccggaagccaagtgatgggaaaagctcacttggccctttgggccaggtaaGCAAAAAAATGGccatgaaatagcccaaaaggGTTGCTTAAAAGTGTCATCAAAAACGCAAAAATTCTAATTCTAATGGACaagtgtactaaatttcaaggtGGTGTGACCATGGCTTCATGTTAAACCACTtcaaaccaaaactttaaccttatGTATAGAATTTTGGAAGGAATGATAATACTTACTAGGGCAGCTCTAAGACCATAACAGACTTTTGGCAGAAGTGGTAATACTTTCTCAATGGCACCATTGGATTCTAACATTTCTTTAAAACCTGTTCTTGCAACAAACGAGTATGGATGTATGCTTTCTTGAAGACCCTTTATCATAAAATAAAGATAACattatatgagaaaaacatattaTTCtcaatgaccatgatgacattatgtgagtttttttttatgaataaaagtgatACATatgtatcaataaaataaaatagtttatatgaaattttattattttaaatgacaattcACAACTTTTATTCAATATAAAGAGTCTCTCAGAATGAATCAAAAACTGAATGCTGACATCTTATAATCCTTCCCATTAAACAACGGTTTCTTTATTCTCAAAATGATATTACATAACTTAAAGTGATATCAAGCTATGTCCAAAACCTACTCCTAGTGAAACCTGTAGATATTTATGCTTTAATGCAGAGAGgcatatattaaatatgaaacggCTGATTTAATTTTGACCTTCCTGATACCAGCTGGTCTCTTATATGCaaacaaataaaatggaaaatggaattaaggtatgtgtcaaagagacaacaacctgaacaaagagaagaaaacagctCAAGCTCACCAATGGCTTTTTAACACATGGAGAAAATATTGTACCCAGAGAAGAGCTTTAGTGCATAAATGTGTGCTAACGGAATTGAATAAAATGAGTTTAACTTAATTTAGATCTGATTTATTTGATGTCTAGgtcaatacaccttattgctattgcCTGCTGCCCGGAGAATCTGTCctgcttgaactattgacgtcataaaacaatcAGTTTTCAATTGTGGCGTccaatattttgtattatgatgtcaaaattaaACGGGAACCTGtatgatgtccagtaatggcggacaaatagcgataaggtgtatacaaGTAGTTTATTACATCAATATCATTTCCAGACAGAATAAATAAGTGATTTCCTTTGCAAGTGATTAATATCACATCATCTTAACTGTAGTGAACTCTTGACACAATATAAAATGTGAGTTTGTTTGTGTGTGATACTTTTATCTTTGAAAGTCCTAAAAAATtggtgaaaattataaaataaatgtctgtatatcaatatttatatccTGCAATCTGATATCAGTTACAAATACATTATAGATCATCCTACCTCCGATAGAGTTACTAACACAGGATCAAAAGGTAGTTGCTCTGGAGGAGTGTCCCATCCTAATTTGTGTTTCACAGATCCATGTTGTAACCTGCATACATAAACAAGAAAATTAACTTGAATATTTTCTTTCTTCTTGTTCAtgtacatcattgtacatgttcTATACCTTAGTTCATATACAAATTTCTACTTGATTGATGGAAATATTTGGTGAAATAATCTTATTATGTAGCATAGTTAACATCTTTAAACATCTTTGAGGATAACCGATTAAATGGCACATAAATATTAATCATAATTTGATTTTACTtctacaaaatcatttttttaaattattaagattcaaaaataaaacaaagtgtTGAATATACATCAATGGGACAGCAATCCAACACCAAAAAATTGCCTTCAACTGAACAACAGACTTACATTCAACATGTTGAATTGACTTTATCTGAAAATCACCAAAACACTTTcagtttttgaattttcattatcagATCTAAAGGACTCATCAATATTTGTTAACCAATCCAAGTCCCTACTAACACAGGGTTCTCAATAAAGGCAGCAGCAAAAGAAGGTAGAACATCTGTGACATATATAAACTCAGTCAACATTTAATTCTATGCTGACCTGGTAGAATCTTGATAGGCTGGCAGATTTTGAGAACCATCcattttataattaatcaaatgTAATTTCAAAGAATTAGCAGTAATGAGATACATGTATACCAGAATATTCAACCTTCTTAATCAAATATGCCAAATAGCAATAAAAGGAACCTAAATATTTGTGTTTagttactgtaaatttagaaatattattattgtaattttgtttaatatatagaCAAAATACAAGATTAATTATTGAGATTTCATGAAATCTGGctgcatacaatgtatatacagcCACATTTGTATGTGAATCAGATATATGTATCAGAATAAGAGTTATTATTTTTGCGATACTAACCCAGTCACATTACgcacattaataaaaaccttgcaataacttctgaatttacagtattatgaAATAGAACAAACCTGCATGGTACCCCTCCCTTTGTATAGACAGCTGAAATAGAACAAACCTGCATGGTACCCCTCCCTTTGTATAGACAGCTGCAAATGCTGATTGACCCTTTGTTGATGAACTAAACTgaaaatatacattaaataataaaactaattAATTTATACCAACAGAAACATATCCTCAATCATGTCAATTGACAATGGTCATGTGGTAGTGTTCTTGCTTCAGTCCAAGGCAATGCCAAACCAAAGACTAAAATTGTTAACAGCTACCTATTTATGTTTGCACCTCtcctaagtcaggagcttgttgttgttttttggtttggttaataagtgtttcttgtaaaaaaaattgtttgtaatgttaattAGACTgttattttcctgtttgaattgttttacacatgTCATcatgaggccctttatagcttgctgttcagtttgagcaaggctcagtgttgaaggctctactttgacctgtataattgtttacattttttaaacattgtgacttggatcaGGTATGAATGGGTACAGATAATTGTAGAACTGGGCATATACAttaaataatgaaacaaattaaTTCACATAAACAGAATCACAGACAATGGATATAAACAAATGCCTGTGAATAAAAATAAGGTTATAACTCCCTTGCACAGACAAATAAGGGCTGAAAAATATTGATTGTTCtcttaaaggtgtaataccaccctAATCATGCTAACAGCCTTTGTTAAATTAGcactttttataaaattgtgcagaatatatctttgtttcaaaactgtatttctgtttcttttaaaacagattttgaagttaatatgttttgaatttaaaaaaaaatcattcattcaGACTTCATCCCCTTTCAGAGGTAATGCCAGCCagaagcaggacaaatcgcccTAGATACTAGCAAATAGCCTCACTTTTAACTAACTCACCCCACTGTTGAAAAGGGTTAAATCTTGTTATATTACTCCTGCAAACTCGACCCACATAATTCAACTTGCCCCACTTAAATGAAAActaatctacacagaatacaaaaaaaaactatgctgcctttttctgttttatttcaacctaaagaaaagaccaaaataaatGCACTTCTAGCATTGTCACTAGTGGGGCTAGTTGGTAGCCATTTATTCTATGGCAGACAGTTCAACGGTATATATTACTTCTATTCTTTCTTAAGTGTTGAGAGTTGGCATGACTCAATATTAGGATTTTCctatttttcataagtggggtgAGTTGGCATAACTCAATTTATAAGGATTTTACTATTTTTCACAATTGGAACGAGTTGACGTTCAAGTCACCAAAATACTGATACTGTGGCACTTTTTACTGCTTTATTTAAACAGGTACATATTCAACAGGAAagcatctttttccataagtggggcgagttggcattattAAATTCATCGTAGTTATCTATATTTGTCCTGAGTGGGGCAATTTGGTACACCTTACAAAGCCTTATTTCAGCGGGAGTTTAACCATTTTCATAAGTGAGGCGAGTTATCCAACCTATTTTCCATGGGATTTTACCCTTTTCATAAGTTgggcgagttggtaaacaagagtggAGCAATTTTGTAGGTAGTTAActgagttggtgaaaaagtgaaGCGATTTGTCATGGTTTCTACCAGCCACATATTATTGGTAAAGTTTATGTAATTCCACTTACAGGGTCTACTGTTTTAGGGTTTAATTTATCTGATGGTTTAGACACTCTTGTGCTGGCAGAGCTCTCTGATTTTGAACTTGTTGCTTTGTTAGCACTAAAAAGTGGTGTTCTGGATGGCAAGCCTCCTGAACCCAGCCTTTTCTGTCCTGATGTTGCCATCAATAATTTAAGTTCTGAATTAAACTATTAAATTCAACATGATTCCTTTAAGATCGAATAGTTAATTTAATTTAACTTTGTTGTTTACAACTTCGTCTGCATAAAGTTTAAAACTGGTTCTGAAATATGATTTAAAGCAAGAATAACACTCAATAAATACCGAAAACCAGTCTTTTAAAAACCGGAAGTATTTTACCGGAAGTACACTGTTTCTACGACAATATATCCATCcgcaatttgaaaattttaaaccattttgtGTCATAATTGTAGCAACTACATtgctttttatattaaaataaattaaaaatatgaatacaCCTGGAACGAAAACTgcatcacattttaaatttaacGAAAATTCAAATACTAGCTCTTGAACTATTTTGTAGCGAATTCGTAAACCGACTTActacgaaaagacaaacaacatggCGTCTGCTGAACAGTTATGtgctctttaaaataaaaaaaatccaaaataaataGCAAATATGGATACTAGTATACGAACTCTCTTGGCTGCAGCACAAAAACATGCAGGTACATCAATGCATAATTGTTTGAAAATGATATCTTTCTGAGAACTAGGAAACGTcctcttaatttaaaaaataaacactcaaatttttaataaaactttcgGCCTTCTGTTACTTTAGGGGTCCTATACTTTAGAGTTGGGCTTCGGTCATGGTTCAAGgatacaaaatttacttttatctTATGCAGACGGGAAAATGAAATGTCAGTTAAAACGATTAAACGTGTAGTCCTCAgataaaataaatctttgattAGCTCTTTATTTACTTGTTAATACACCGTATCACTATTTGTCCGCCATAActagatatcacacaggttcccgtaaattttTGTCGtctcaaaacaaaatatctgacgccacaatggaataGTGATTGTTgtacagtcaggggacttacttaaacaagtgattttctaaatcactgattcaagtaacattatttccataaaggttggaagttagagttgtctttctttaataatcacctatttaagtagtacaaaataatcactagaaaaagtgatttaatattagtgtagcttaaatatagaatactaatgatccagggactaattatgtttctaaacttatcagaaccaacatctgtgttgtctaggatgaccaggtcatttcaggtgatgaccttgtactgaatctaggataatgacataaaaatcacttgtttaagtatcagacctcaatttccttcccaaaaatcacttctttaagtatcattctttcaataacccccactaatttcaacacccccgaacagtgaattTTTTATCgtgaacagtagaattttattacatgatctgaaagatgaaaccttgaacttcacaggaaaaatactcccactgctgtgaaaaatctttgaaaaaagtatcagttcattatgtaaagccattattatagcatttttccaactaaaatagaatttttaggtaaatgatagcatcaaaggcataaaccttgctacttaaaagaagcaaaaagttcatattttttaattttactaattaaaagatgttatttaaacctatgtgtttaaaattttgaaaaaactacaaaatcccaatttgtgacaaaaccttgaatttgctactcaaataagtgatttaaaaatcacttatttcagtaagtcccctgactgttgtatgtgtcaaaagttcaagcggccgggtcaacCTTCTTCTTCTTTTCTGTATCTTCCTCCTGCTAATGAGGAGCACATCCAAACGGATTTTAAGAAATAGTTGGCTTATATTACACGGGCACAAATATCAATATAGAATGTGAGGCTTATGTTACACGGCACAATATAATCCATTTTAAAAGTATTCCACATAGAATGTTATTTAAAACTTCTATCATAAAACTATGGACTGTTTTAAATGTTAATATATACAGaccaggattagcgataaggtgtatagggCACTTCACGGTTAGTTCGTCCATAtaggatagggggcagattttcatagTGAAGGTAAAAATGGTGAGAAAAATAGGGGAAAACATCATAGAAACAGAGCAGTTGCTTGGAAACACACATACAATGTAGGATTTCCCATACTTTCATACCATTTCCACCTCTTTCTAAAAAATCTGCCCCTATCCGATATGGcagaactaaccgtgaagagccctatgaAGAACATGAGGAATGCAACAAAAAAATGCAAGAGTTTTCATCACCAGTCTGCATGGCCAAAATTTGAAGTTACACTGTCCAACCATTTGGAATCAAAAACATAGAATTtcaccatttaaaaaaattcagagAAGAACAGTCCACTTTAtattagctgcggaaccgtacctcttaggtccttatgatatttttttaaaactatttacgGACAGTCACATGAAAttccattatacatgttatactgaCAACAATGCACGAACAAAACAAATGGACATAATATAAAGGTATAAATGAGTGTAGaaatgccctttaccgtcagaCATCAAACAGTGATTTTCAGCTAACACAAGAATTAGTATAgtgactatacaaatccttggctaACGTAAGCATCAAATTGGTTAAATTTTTGCAGTTAGTTGTCAAATTATCCTTATCGTTAATTGTCAGAGGTCTTATATAATTATCGTTAGCgtcatttgttgaaaaaaaataatgtgatgcGTCAAAaccagtcaattttttttatcgtctaaaagaaaatGTTCATTTTTACGGCAGGCACcaaatattactgttaatgtcATTTCGACATTTGGCAAGATTTTTACTGatattcgtcatgaaggtacccccattaccccctcttaaatgtaaaaaatatgggAACACGTAGAGCAGTCaacatttttaatattgattaaaattataacacaacgttagtttaaaaataaatatgtttaaacttgcattgtgttataattttaatcaatattaaaagtttagaaaaaaacaaatacatgtatgtcaacaaaaaaaccaaaatgacatatATAGAAAAGCACAAATGCAACAATGAAAGTCAAGAACACATAAAATGAGCATAGCACAATGGCAGAATGTATAAAAACACAGTCATGTCAAAAGGACACTTAgtaccataaacatgataaatggaccAAACAGTAAAGGTTAATAATTTACCAATTTTATACAAATAGAAAGCactatacattgtacatgtacatgtacaaatgtatgataACATGTAATTACGATGATAAACAACAAATTCAGAAAATTTGATCCGACTCAGAATGTGTCAATTAAATAACTATCTATCAGAGACCCAAATgaggtacatttgtacatattaaACATGAGCAACTATATATCAATGttcaacagccttcaacaatgttcAATGAGAGAAAACCAATGGCCTATCATGCTGTTGGTTAATCAGATATTCCCCAGAAAATTGGAAAGTTACATTTAGATGCTCTTCAGATAAAAAGGTGCTCTTTATCaatgtttatgtttaaaaaaaagtctggaaTAATTTGATTGCTCATGTAtgctagtacatgtagtatgttgTTAAATTTATCTAATTGTGAGTGGTAAAGAACAATATGGACCCTTCTACCATACTCCTtataaacattttgtaatttgCATCCATACTGTCATGACTGTTCTTCTTCTCTCAGTGTTCGCACTCCATCATAATATTGATGTCTATGTGTTCATGCAGAAAGATATTTACACTTCACTATTTTCTGTATCTAGTAATGTTTGTTTGAATATATTGTTCTTTCTTAGATTCTACCCACAAGTACACAGAGTCTGAGCACCAAAATTTTATACTGCAAGATATAAAATTGAATTGGCTTTTGTCTGTATGGAATTATATTATGCTGTTGAGGTGGCCTGACTATTTATAAACCATCTAGAGAACACCATCCAGGcaaattatgatttaaatatgTCCATTTTGAAAGATCATAATAAtcactgacatttttttttattgactctGAACCTTCAAGTCTGACAGGTTTGACTGTAATAATCATGATTTCAgtataatttgtattaaaatgttGGTATGGTGTTTTGCAGGGCCAGAGAAAAATCAGCCACTACATCAAGCTTACAGTCTGTTGAGAAATGTAGCTGAGAGTAAACCAGCAATAGATGCCCCAGAATCTTTTGGTCCAGATCTCTATGTCATATGTGCTGAAACTGCATTTCAGGTACAGTTTCATTactaaaaatatgaaatgataataTTTCTAACAcagaaaatattaagatttttttatctgaaattatAGGCCTTTAAAACACTTATAAATTTAACAGTATGTTGCATTATGAAATAAGTTCTAGAATATGTGTTATGATTACCAACAAGACAGCTCTATTccagataccaaatgacatagaagttaacaactatttGTCAATGaacagcattcaacaatgagcaaaaccaatacttcATAGTCAGATAGTCAGATGTATAGATccagaaatgaaaaatgtaaaacaattcaaatgagaaactaACAGCCTTACATTTGCATATAGTATGCTTCAATATACAAAAATGATTTAAGATAAGTCTATTATTCTAGTGCAATACAAAACTGGATTTATATCttgtacatttgtatttgaaCTTGTCCATATGTATTTGAACTTGTCCATATGTATTTGAACTTGTCCATATTCAAAATGTATTGATAcctaaatgtgttaatatttagCATGATCAAAGATATTCAATATTGTCTGTTACAGAATGGGTTAACTGAGATGGCAAGGGAGTGTTTGAAGATGTACTTTATGAAACCACCACCAGGAAACCAGTTCCTGTGTAGAGCTTACCTGTGTCAAGCACAGTTGTTAGCACCTAAAGAAGCTAATGATCCTGTAAGCCATTTAGACTTTTAATATAACTGATGATctttatattctaaattttgaattcttATACTGtggttcatttattttcgtgggtatcaatttttgttgatagagaaaaaaagacgtttcgtggtaaagttatcaaaggtaccaggattataatttagtacgccagacgtgcgtttcgtctacataagactcattagtgacgctcatatcaaaatatttataaagccaaacaagtacaaagttgaagagcattgaggatccaaaattccaaaaagttgtgccaaatacaacttaggtaatctatgcctgggataagaaaatccttagtttttcgaaaaattcatttttttgtaaacaggaaattaaaaaaaatgaccacattattgatattcatgtcaacaccgaagtgttgactactgtatacgtaaattcgtggatcactgattacaaaaaaaaaatcagataataataataataataatctttatttcaagagggtATGCTCAATTAGTACAAACACTATTCTCCCTTGAGGCCCTCACACTCCTCTCACAATGCAATTCACACAATTTCTTCATAACAAAGTTAAACATAAGAAAACATAATCAAAATTGATACATAGTTATTTAAATAATTCCTGGATTTTCAAGTAAAAACTTAAAGcagtttgttttaaaagtatttatgttTGACAGGTGTCTTAGTGCTTCTGGTAGTTTATTCCATAAAGTTGGGCCAGAATATGAAAAAGATCTTCTAAATGTGTTTGTTCTTGCCTTTGGTATATTAAGTAATTGGGTAGTATTTGATCTAAGTTGCATTCCATTTTTATTTGTAACATAGGAGATTTTGTTACACAAATATTCTGGGACAGATCCATATAAACATCTATGAACATATAAGGCCTTGTGGTGAATTACACGATCAGTAAATCGAAGCcatgataac carries:
- the LOC139519188 gene encoding PACRG-like protein, translated to MATSGQKRLGSGGLPSRTPLFSANKATSSKSESSASTRVSKPSDKLNPKTVDPFSSSTKGQSAFAAVYTKGGVPCRLQHGSVKHKLGWDTPPEQLPFDPVLVTLSEGLQESIHPYSFVARTGFKEMLESNGAIEKVLPLLPKVCYGLRAALGNKNSDVFAAGLEATIQLSNLTGPHLNPHLKNLLVPVSKRMMDKKFRDKITTALQTFEQNGGKEALPVIKSKVPTYTTIFM